A region from the Coffea eugenioides isolate CCC68of chromosome 9, Ceug_1.0, whole genome shotgun sequence genome encodes:
- the LOC113782702 gene encoding protein LUTEIN DEFICIENT 5, chloroplastic — protein sequence MAAAASLPLLQFSAHSLQPKLPTNKKFRPTFVDPLSPPASSSKSNGSCRNFAVIRCAYDSNGDGRGPGSGGGGVEDGAKSVEKIIEEKRRAELSARIAAGEFTVEKSGFPSVLKNSLLKLGVPKDILEFLFGKIGAADDYPKIPEAKGSVSAIRSEAFFIPLYELYLTYGGIFRLTFGPKSFLIVSDPSIAKHILKDNSKAYSKGVLAEILEFVMGKGLIPADGEVWRVRRRAIVPALHKKYVAAMISLFGQATDRLCRKLDEAASNGEDVEMESLFSRLTLDIIGKAVFNYDFDSLKVDTGIVEAVYTVLREAEDRSVAPIPVWEIPIWKDISPSQKKVNAALKLVNDTLNDLIAICKRMVDEEELLFHEEYMNEQDPSILHFLLASGDDVSSKQLRDDLMTLLIAGHETSAAVLTWTFYLLSKEPSVLAKLQNEVDAVLGDRFPTMEDLKKLKYTTRVINESLRLYPQPPVLIRRSLENDMLGEYPIRRGEDIFISVWNLHHCPKRWEEAERFNPERWPLDGPNPNETNQDFSYLPFGGGPRKCVGDMFASFETIVAVSMLVQRFNFQMAVGAPPVQMTTGATIHTTQGLKMTVTRRMRPPIVPTLEIPAVRSDSSVNVSDISTAPDQKSEVSPSVS from the exons ATGGCTGCTGCTGCAAGTCTTCCTCTGCTTCAATTCTCAGCTCACTCCCTGCAACCCAAACTCCCAACTAACAAGAAATTCAGACCCACATTTGTGGACCCTTTATCTCCACCTGCGTCATCTTCAAAGTCAAATG GGAGCTGTAGAAATTTTGCTGTGATTAGGTGCGCTTATGACTCGAATGGGGATGGAAGAGGGCCTGGTAGTGGAGGTGGAGGTGTGGAGGACGGCGCCAAGAGTGTGGAGAAGATTATTGAAGAGAAAAGGCGAGCTGAATTGTCTGCCCGTATTGCTGCTGGCGAGTTTACAGTTGAGAAATCCGG ATTTCCGTCAGTGCTCAAGAATTCTTTACTGAAATTGGGGGTGCCTAAAGATATTCTTGAGTTTTTGTTCGGGAAGATAGGTGCTGCGGATGATTATCCAAAGATTCCAGAGGCAAAAGGATCGGTTAGTGCAATCCGGAGTGAGGCCTTCTTCATTCCTCTCTATGAGCTTTACCTCACTTATGGCGGGATTTTTAGGTTGACCTTTGGTCCCAAG TCCTTTTTAATTGTTTCAGATCCATCAATTGCCAAACATATACTGAAGGACAATTCAAAAGCTTATTCAAAG GGCGTCCTTGCTGAGATTTTGGAATTTGTGATGGGCAAGGGACTCATACCTGCTGATGGGGAGGTTTGGCGTGTTAGACGACGTGCTATAGTCCCCGCTTTACATAAAAAG TATGTTGCTGCAATGATCAGTTTGTTTGGACAAGCAACAGATAGGCTCTGCAGAAAGCTTGATGAAGCAGCTTCTAATGGCGAGGATGTAGAAATGGAATCGCTTTTTTCCCGGCTAACATTGGATATTATCGGGAAAGCTGTATTTAATTATGATTTTGATTCGTTAAAAGTTGATACAGGAATAGTTGAG GCTGTATATACTGTACTGCGAGAAGCTGAGGATCGAAGTGTTGCTCCAATTCCTGTATGGGAGATTCCCATTTGGAAAGATATTTCACCTAGTCAAAAGAAGGTTAACGCTGCTCTCAAGCTAGTGAATGACACACTGAACGATCTGATTGCAATTTGTAAG AGAATGGTAGATGAAGAAGAGTTGCTGTTCCATGAGGAGTACATGAATGAACAAGATCCTAGTATTCTTCATTTTCTGCTAGCATCTGGCGACGAT GTCTCTAGCAAACAACTGCGCGATGATTTGATGACACTGCTGATAGCTGGGCATGAGACATCTGCTGCAGTACTGACATGGACATTTTATCTTCTTTCcaag GAACCTAGTGTGCTAGCCAAGCTTCAAAATGAG GTGGATGCAGTTCTTGGTGATCGGTTTCCAACCATGGAAGACCTGAAGAAACTGAAATACACAACTCGAGTGATTAATGAA TCCTTGAGACTCTATCCACAGCCGCCAGTTTTAATCCGCCGTTCTCTTGAAAATGACATGCTTGGAGAGTACCCAATAAGAAG GGGTGAAGATATTTTTATTTCTGTTTGGAACCTGCATCATTGTCCCAAACGTTGGGAAGAAGCAGAGAGATTTAACCCAGAAAGATGGCCTCTGGATGGACCTAATCCAAATGAGACCAACCAGGATTTCAG CTACTTGCCATTTGGAGGGGGACCAAGAAAGTGTGTTGGAGACATGTTTGCTTCCTTTGAG ACCATAGTTGCAGTTTCAATGCTTGTTCAACGCTTCAATTTTCAAATGGCAGTTGGAGCTCCTCCT GTTCAAATGACTACAGGGGCAACAATACACACAACACAAGGCTTGAAGATGACTGTTACAAGGAGGATGAGGCCTCCTATAGTCCCCACATTGGAGATACCGGCGGTGAGAAGCGATTCTTCAGTGAACGTTTCAGATATCAGCACAGCACCCGATCAGAAAAGTGAAGTTTCCCCTTCTGTTTCCTAG
- the LOC113782704 gene encoding probable UDP-arabinopyranose mutase 5, with protein MRKPPTLLSLTIDIALLNLSHISDLSFLPDHVLLELFLRTLRAGKLTEKILKLFVATGKDEILSLISELNIQLILTPVLPTINIRDDEVDIVIGALHLDLTSFMEDWRAVFSRFHLIIVQDPDLKGDLKIPGGFSFDVYTKSDIESVVGSSSSSVVFSGYSCRYFGYLVSHKKYIISIDDDCIPAKDDKGELIDAVAQHITNLMTPATPFFFNTLYDPFRKGTDFVRGYPFSLRSGVQCGLSCGLWLNLADYDAPTQALKPGQRNSRFVDAVLTVPARAMLPVSGINIGFDRELVGPAMVPAFRLVKEGKFRWETVEDIWSGMCVKVICDHLGYGVKSGLPYVWRNDRGNAVESLKKEWEGVKLMEEVVPFFQSMRLSQGAVTAEDCVIEMAAAVKERLEPLDPVFARASEAMVEWVKLWKVVTSRLSDSAA; from the exons ATGAGAAAGCCGCCTACTTTACTTTCGCTAACTATAGATATAGCTCTTCTTAACCTTTCCCACATCTCCGATCTCTCCTTTTTGCCTGACCACGTTCTCCTTGAACTCTTTCTG AGAACTTTAAGAGCAGGGAAACTAACTGAGAAGATCTTGAAACTGTTTGTGGCTACTGGCAAAGACGAGATACTTTCTTTGATCAGTGAACTTAATATTCAACTTATTCTAACTCCTGTACTTCCCACCA TCAACATTAGAGATGATGAGGTGGACATTGTGATAGGTGCTCTCCACTTAGATCTTACTTCATTTATGGAAGATTGGAGAGCAGTCTTTTCTCGGTTCCACCTGATAATTGTCCAGGATCCTGACCTCAAAGGAGACCTTAAAATTCCTGGAGGATTTAGTTTTGATGTTTATACGAAGTCTGATATAGAGAGCGTTGTTGGGTCTTCTTCAAGTTCTGTTGTTTTCTCCGGCTATTCATGTCGGTATTTTGGCTATCTTGTGTCCCACAAAAAATACataatttcaattgatgatgaCTGCATCCCAGCTAAGGATGATAAGGGTGAATTGATAGATGCAGTTGCACAGCATATCACCAACCTTATGACACCTGCCACTCCTTTTTTCTTCAATACACTTTATGATCCTTTTCGCAAAGGAACAGATTTTGTCCGTGGATACCCGTTCAGCTTGCGAAGTGGGGTTCAATGTGGTCTATCATGTGGACTTTGGCTTAACTTAGCAGACTATGATGCTCCCACACAGGCCCTCAAGCCAGGGCAGAGGAATTCTAGATTTGTTGACGCTGTTCTCACAGTTCCAGCAAGGGCAATGTTACCCGTAAGTGGAATCAACATAGGTTTTGATCGTGAGTTAGTTGGACCAGCTATGGTCCCAGCTTTCAGGTTGGTAAAGGAAGGAAAATTCAGATGGGAAACAGTGGAAGATATATGGAGTGGGATGTGTGTAAAGGTAATATGTGATCATTTGGGATATGGTGTGAAAAGTGGGCTTCCATATGTTTGGAGAAATGACCGAGGAAATGCAGTTGAGAGTTTGAAGAAAGAGTGGGAGGGAGTAAAGCTTATGGAAGAAGTGGTTCCGTTCTTTCAATCGATGAGATTGTCTCAAGGAGCAGTTACAGCAGAAGATTGTGTCATTGAGATGGCTGCAGCAGTGAAGGAGCGACTGGAGCCTTTAGATCCTGTGTTTGCTCGGGCCTCTGAAGCAATGGTGGAGTGGGTCAAGCTGTGGAAAGTAGTTACATCTCGATTGTCCGACTCTGCTGCTTGA
- the LOC113782045 gene encoding uncharacterized protein LOC113782045 has product MAAAASLPLLQFSAHSLQPKLPTNKKFRPTFVDPLSPPASSSKSNGSCRNFAVIRCAYDSNGDGRGPGSGGGGVEDGAKSVEKIIEEKRRAELSARIAAGEFTVEKSGFPSVLKNSLLKLGVPKDILEFLFGKIGAADDYPKIPEAKGSVSAIRSEAFFIPLYELYLTYGGIFRLTFGPKSFLIVSDPSIAKHILKDNSKAYSKGVLHEAPSSFFMPWCASCQALPNAGQRPSAHVALANVASYACTEKLMNKFLPMPASSPELEIETGLLDKAEKEESEFGGEFLPEEELEKQIADTKEVEMRTESGEDGKKEQHVEGHEEPKEQKLYKDESFKEKGYEEDVGEYLEGEDDRSLGGQFVKILGVEKVDKEPLIEERKDEKPSAEIKRVVVVTVPEKKNADDVTKTDEVVIIARGTRTEIKNVEMVTRNDEDKALRQGTTGDLEKIRDKGDIGESVKKNKKKNKHHGKKSHGVGGKKEHNHRKTTKEMNEKLNKQFSEKGEKTIADAKRGSAEATGEGSTTEKVDVDDRSSVLASHRLIGDQGTLTNGNRAAESCKTVGVELKPGAVTQGSGVDSNVSDEKEVNAIESNTETRETAIVWSPEKGAKEKNLDFVENQVQVFPKSRGEAPISSNEISAREGKMWEQINAMRMIVGYKAAPQSSCMEELKALYIFTGVEPPSSFDKPCDLREAEDKLHFLMSIVGVK; this is encoded by the exons ATGGCTGCTGCTGCAAGTCTTCCTCTGCTTCAATTCTCAGCTCACTCCCTGCAACCCAAACTCCCAACTAACAAGAAATTCAGACCCACATTTGTGGACCCTTTATCTCCACCTGCGTCATCTTCAAAGTCAAATG GGAGCTGTAGAAATTTTGCTGTGATTAGGTGCGCTTATGACTCGAATGGGGATGGAAGAGGGCCTGGTAGTGGAGGTGGAGGTGTGGAGGACGGCGCCAAGAGTGTGGAGAAGATTATTGAAGAGAAAAGGCGAGCTGAATTGTCTGCCCGTATTGCTGCTGGCGAGTTTACAGTTGAGAAATCCGG ATTTCCGTCAGTGCTCAAGAATTCTTTACTGAAATTGGGGGTGCCTAAAGATATTCTTGAGTTTTTGTTCGGGAAGATAGGTGCTGCGGATGATTATCCAAAGATTCCAGAGGCAAAAGGATCGGTTAGTGCAATCCGGAGTGAGGCCTTCTTCATTCCTCTCTATGAGCTTTACCTCACTTATGGCGGGATTTTTAGGTTGACCTTTGGTCCCAAG TCCTTTTTAATTGTTTCAGATCCATCAATTGCCAAACATATTCTGAAGGACAATTCAAAAGCTTATTCAAAG GGCGTCCTT CACGAGGCACCGTCGTCGTTTTTCATGCCGTGGTGTGCATCGTGCCAAGCCTTGCCCAATGCAGGGCAACGGCCGTCTGCCCATGTTGCCTTAGCCAATGTCGCTAGTTATGCCTGCACTGAGAAGCTCATGAATAAATTCTTGCCAATGCCAGCATCATCTCCGGAGTTGGAGATTGAAACTGGGCTTTTGGAtaaagcagaaaaagaagagtCAGAGTTTGGTGGAGAATTTCTTCCGGAAGAAGAGTTGGAAAAGCAAATAGCTGATACAAAAGAAGTTGAAATGAGAACTGAATCTGGGGAGGATGGAAAGAAAGAGCAGCACGTAGAGGGGCATGAAGAGCCCAAGGAACAAAAACTTTACAAAGATGAAAGTTTTAAAGAGAAGGGGTATGAAGAAGATGTTGGTGAATACTTGGAAGGGGAGGATGACCGGTCGCTTGGAGGgcaatttgttaaaattttaggTGTGGAGAAAGTGGACAAAGAACCTTTGATTGAAGAACGAAAAGATGAGAAGCCATCAGCTGAGATAAAGAGAGTCGTGGTTGTAACGGTGCCAGAGAAGAAAAATGCTGACGATGTTACAAAGACAGATGAAGTAGTTATAATCGCTAGAGGAACTAGGACTGAGATTAAAAATGTGGAAATGGTGACCAGAAATGATGAAGACAAGGCATTAAGGCAGGGAACTACAGGTGATCTGGAAAAGATTAGGGATAAGGGTGACATTGGTGAATCTGTCAAGAAGaataagaagaagaacaagCATCACGGGAAGAAATCGCATGGAGTTGGAGGGAAAAAAGAACACAATCACAGGAAAACTACAAAAGAGATGAATgaaaaattaaacaaacaatTCAGTGAGAAAGGAGAGAAGACAATTGCAGATGCTAAAAGGGGAAGCGCAGAAGCAACAGGTGAAGGTTCAACTACAGAAAAGGTAGATGTAGATGATAGAAGCAGTGTCTTGGCATCTCACAGGCTGATTGGCGATCAAGGAACATTAACCAATGGCAACCGTGCTGCAGAAAGCTGCAAAACTGTGGGGGTGGAACTGAAACCTGGAGCAGTTACTCAAGGAAGCGGAGTGGACTCTAATGTTTCTGATGAAAAGGAGGTCAATGCAATTGAATCAAATACAGAAACGAGGGAAACTGCTA TAGTTTGGTCTCCAGAGAAGGGTGCTAAAGAAAAAAACTTGGATTTTGTGGAGAATCAAGTGCAGGTGTTTCCCAAATCCAGGGGGGAGGCTCCAATTTCTTCGAATGAG ATTTCTGCCAGGGAGGGGAAGATGTGGGAGCAGATAAATGCAATGCGAATGATAGTTGGATACAAAGCAGCCCCTCAGTCATCCTGCATGGAGGAACTGAAGGCTTTATACATCTTCACTGGGGTTGAACCACCATCATCTTTTGACAAGCCCTGTGACCTCAGAGAAGCTGAGGATAAACTTCACTTTCTCATGTCTATTGTAGGAGTCAAGTAG